From Rhodanobacteraceae bacterium, the proteins below share one genomic window:
- a CDS encoding Cytochrome c oxidase polypeptide I — MSSTAQAIHHEEHHQGFFERWFMSTNHKDIGTLYLSFSFLMLFVGGSFAMLIRGELFEPGLQLIQPYFFNELTAMHGLVMIFGVIMPSFVGLANWMIPMQIGAPDMALPRLNNLSFWILPFAFVLLLSTFFMPGGAPAAGWTMYPPLVLQGGDSFAFMIFAIHLMGISSILGSINIIATILNLRAPGLDLLKMPMFCWSWLITSFLVIAVMPVLAGAVTMMLFDRFFGTNFFNAAGGGDPVMYQHVFWFFGHPEVYIMILPAFGIISEIVPTFSRKPLFGYKAMVYAIACIAFLSFIVWSHHMFTVGLPLGAEVFFMFSTMLIAVPTGVKIFNWVTTMWRGSLSFEVPMLWAIAFIVLFSIGGFSGVMMALVPADFQYNQTYFIVAHFHYVLVGGALFAIIAGVYYWLPKWTGRMYSEFWAKLHFWSSAISVNVLFFPQHFLGLAGMPRRIPDYNVAFADWNMVSSIGGFWFGATQLIFVGVVIHCIWFSKQKAAPRVWEHAYGLEWTLPSPAPHHSFTVPPVIDDTKLAHGDISH; from the coding sequence ATGTCCAGCACCGCGCAGGCCATCCACCACGAGGAACACCACCAGGGCTTCTTCGAGCGCTGGTTCATGTCCACCAACCACAAGGACATCGGCACGCTGTACCTGTCGTTCTCGTTCCTGATGCTGTTCGTGGGCGGCAGCTTCGCGATGCTGATCCGCGGCGAGCTGTTCGAGCCGGGCCTGCAGTTGATCCAGCCCTACTTCTTCAACGAGCTCACCGCGATGCACGGGCTGGTGATGATCTTCGGCGTGATCATGCCGTCGTTCGTGGGCCTCGCGAACTGGATGATCCCGATGCAGATCGGCGCGCCCGACATGGCGCTGCCGCGCCTGAACAACCTGTCGTTCTGGATCCTGCCGTTCGCGTTCGTGCTGCTGCTGTCGACGTTCTTCATGCCGGGCGGCGCGCCGGCCGCGGGCTGGACGATGTATCCGCCGCTGGTGCTGCAGGGCGGCGATTCCTTCGCGTTCATGATCTTCGCGATCCATCTGATGGGCATTTCGTCCATCCTGGGTTCGATCAACATCATCGCGACGATCCTCAACCTGCGCGCGCCGGGCCTCGACCTTTTGAAGATGCCGATGTTCTGCTGGTCTTGGCTGATCACCTCGTTCCTGGTGATCGCGGTGATGCCGGTGCTGGCCGGCGCGGTCACGATGATGCTGTTCGACCGCTTCTTCGGCACCAACTTCTTCAACGCCGCGGGCGGCGGCGACCCGGTGATGTACCAGCACGTGTTCTGGTTCTTCGGGCACCCCGAGGTGTACATCATGATCCTGCCGGCGTTCGGGATCATCTCCGAGATCGTGCCGACCTTCTCGCGCAAGCCGCTGTTCGGCTACAAGGCGATGGTGTACGCGATCGCGTGCATCGCGTTCCTGTCGTTCATCGTGTGGTCGCACCACATGTTCACCGTCGGCCTGCCGCTGGGCGCCGAGGTGTTCTTCATGTTCTCGACCATGCTGATCGCGGTGCCGACCGGCGTGAAGATCTTCAACTGGGTCACCACGATGTGGCGCGGCTCGCTGAGCTTCGAGGTGCCGATGCTGTGGGCGATCGCCTTCATCGTGCTGTTCTCGATCGGCGGCTTCTCCGGCGTGATGATGGCGCTGGTGCCGGCCGACTTCCAGTACAACCAGACCTACTTCATCGTCGCGCACTTCCATTACGTGCTCGTGGGCGGCGCGCTGTTCGCGATCATCGCGGGGGTGTACTACTGGCTGCCCAAGTGGACGGGCCGGATGTATTCCGAGTTCTGGGCCAAGCTGCACTTCTGGTCCAGCGCCATCTCGGTGAACGTGCTGTTCTTCCCGCAGCATTTCCTCGGCCTTGCCGGCATGCCGCGCCGCATCCCCGACTACAACGTCGCGTTCGCGGACTGGAACATGGTCTCGTCGATCGGCGGTTTCTGGTTCGGCGCCACCCAGCTGATCTTCGTGGGCGTGGTGATCCACTGCATCTGGTTCTCGAAACAGAAGGCCGCACCGCGGGTGTGGGAACACGCCTACGGGCTCGAGTGGACGCTGCCGTCGCCCGCGCCGCACCATAGCTTCACGGTGCCGCCGGTGATCGACGATACCAAGCTTGCCCATGGCGACATCAGTCACTGA
- a CDS encoding diguanylate cyclase/phosphodiesterase (GGDEF & EAL domains) with PAS/PAC sensor(s) — MNVVLLVVAIVAALISIALAAWALRKQRRILKELTASRERYMLLAECANDGTWEFDVAARRFDFSRRLYKLLGYEEGTLTTPEDLERIVSPEDYPGSREAIYAHMQARRTDELQRVMRMRTGDGRNLTVLARSVVQYAEDGSPVRVLGSYTDITKRLRDERQLQIAASVFDAGSDGILISDALQRIVSVNSAFMRVTGYQRDELTGRPVRDMQIPSPATRACDLALRESDKWSGEIAWRRRNGEGKALDSSVVAVRDSSGEVAFHIHVCIDTAELRYAQARIRHLAYFDPLTGLPNRTHMRGQFAQALAVARHGARPLAVVFFDLDNFKEINDTAGHSVGDDVICTVAQRLSEGVREGDVLCRFGGDEFLLLLPDTDAAAAEVLTRRLIERICQPVDVEGRLLDIAASAGFSIFPDDATDAENLVREADTALFRAKAEGGNTVLRFLPWMGEAVTWRHDMQAALRAAIVRQQFVLRYQPIVDARANRIRGFEALLYWNRPGMGVVGPSSFIGLAEESRLIESIGAWVVDEACRQLATWKHVGLPAFYIGINVSGMQLRVGGTFQEVLAGAMRKHGIGSEDLMLEITERHLVQDVKGGLPLLEALTASGLRVSIDDFGTGYSNLESLKNLTVDQIKIDRAFVRNLMTESGDRAIVRSIIALGRSLGLQVVAEGVESGEQMHMLREFGCDLLQGFLYARPLEVDAVPGFLTELAAGKAGRKAGERGPVVM, encoded by the coding sequence TTGAACGTGGTCCTGCTGGTGGTGGCGATCGTCGCCGCGTTGATCAGCATCGCGCTGGCGGCGTGGGCGTTGCGCAAGCAGCGCCGCATCCTGAAGGAACTGACGGCGAGCCGCGAGCGCTACATGCTGCTCGCCGAGTGCGCCAACGACGGCACCTGGGAGTTCGACGTGGCGGCGCGGCGCTTCGATTTCTCGCGGCGGCTGTACAAGCTGCTCGGTTACGAAGAAGGCACGCTGACCACGCCGGAGGATCTGGAGCGCATCGTTTCACCCGAGGATTACCCCGGTTCGCGCGAAGCGATCTACGCGCACATGCAGGCGCGCCGCACCGATGAATTGCAGCGCGTCATGCGCATGCGCACCGGCGACGGACGCAACCTGACGGTGCTCGCGCGCAGCGTCGTGCAGTACGCCGAAGACGGCTCGCCCGTGCGCGTGCTGGGCTCGTACACCGACATCACCAAGCGCCTGCGCGACGAGCGCCAGCTGCAGATCGCGGCCAGCGTGTTCGATGCCGGCAGCGACGGCATCCTCATCAGCGACGCGCTGCAGCGCATCGTTTCGGTCAACAGCGCCTTCATGCGCGTGACCGGCTACCAGCGCGACGAGCTGACCGGGCGTCCGGTGCGCGACATGCAGATCCCGTCGCCCGCGACCCGCGCCTGCGACCTCGCCCTGCGCGAGTCGGACAAGTGGAGCGGCGAAATCGCGTGGCGCCGCCGCAACGGCGAGGGCAAGGCGCTCGACAGTTCGGTGGTCGCGGTGCGCGATTCGTCGGGCGAGGTCGCGTTCCACATCCACGTCTGCATCGACACCGCCGAGCTGCGCTACGCGCAGGCGCGCATCCGCCATCTCGCCTATTTCGATCCGCTGACCGGCCTGCCCAACCGCACCCACATGCGCGGCCAGTTCGCGCAGGCGCTGGCGGTGGCGCGGCACGGCGCGCGGCCGCTGGCGGTGGTGTTCTTCGACCTCGACAATTTCAAGGAGATCAACGACACCGCCGGCCACAGCGTGGGCGACGACGTGATCTGCACGGTGGCGCAACGCTTGAGCGAAGGCGTGCGCGAAGGCGACGTGCTGTGCCGCTTCGGTGGCGACGAGTTCCTGCTGCTGCTGCCCGACACCGACGCCGCGGCGGCCGAAGTCCTGACGCGGCGCCTGATCGAACGGATCTGCCAGCCGGTCGACGTCGAAGGCCGCTTGCTGGACATCGCCGCCAGCGCGGGTTTCAGCATCTTCCCGGACGACGCGACCGACGCCGAAAACCTGGTGCGCGAAGCCGACACCGCGTTGTTCCGCGCCAAGGCGGAAGGCGGCAACACGGTGTTGCGGTTCCTGCCGTGGATGGGCGAGGCCGTGACCTGGCGGCACGACATGCAGGCCGCGTTGCGCGCCGCGATCGTGCGCCAGCAATTCGTGTTGCGCTACCAGCCGATCGTGGACGCGCGCGCGAACCGCATCCGCGGGTTCGAGGCCCTGCTGTACTGGAACCGGCCCGGCATGGGCGTGGTGGGGCCGAGCTCGTTCATCGGCCTGGCCGAGGAGTCGCGGCTGATCGAGTCGATCGGCGCGTGGGTGGTCGATGAAGCCTGCCGGCAACTGGCCACGTGGAAGCATGTCGGCCTGCCGGCGTTCTACATCGGCATCAACGTGTCGGGCATGCAGTTGCGCGTCGGCGGCACCTTCCAGGAGGTGTTGGCCGGCGCGATGCGCAAACACGGCATCGGCAGCGAAGACCTGATGCTGGAAATCACCGAGCGGCACCTGGTGCAGGACGTGAAAGGCGGGCTGCCGCTGCTGGAAGCGCTGACGGCCAGCGGGCTGCGGGTGTCCATCGACGATTTCGGCACCGGCTATTCCAACCTCGAATCGCTGAAGAACCTCACCGTCGACCAGATCAAGATCGACCGCGCGTTCGTGCGCAACCTGATGACCGAATCGGGCGACCGCGCGATCGTGCGCTCGATCATCGCGCTGGGCCGCAGCCTCGGCCTGCAGGTCGTGGCCGAGGGCGTGGAGTCCGGCGAGCAGATGCACATGCTGCGCGAATTCGGTTGCGACCTGTTGCAGGGTTTCCTGTACGCGCGTCCGCTCGAAGTCGATGCGGTGCCCGGCTTCCTCACCGAACTTGCCGCCGGCAAGGCGGGCCGCAAGGCTGGCGAGCGCGGCCCGGTTGTGATGTGA
- a CDS encoding Heme A synthase, cytochrome oxidase biogenesis protein Cox15-CtaA, translating to MPTTNLPLRTLAWIACALAFFLIMYGSFVRLSNAGLSCPDWPTCYGRITWPVKPAAVAKADKAFPNRPVETHKAWREQTHRFAAGTLGLLVLAEALVATFASRRRFGLVIAAIVLIGIGIPMYMAKNYVTASVLAAIGEGLLLAVAFLWRGSGWRRIAVLALAVVCFQALLGMWTVTWLLKPIVVTGHLLGGMATFALLAWVAWRISIREQDNPRIAHLFAAAVVGVVLLACQIFLGGWTSSNYAALACGIGGSAFPTCLDQWWPAMDFHQGFILWRGIGVDFQGGILDAAARTAIQMVHRFGAAVVFVYVLWLAHQAGRAGLRGHGIALAMLLLLQVALGISNVVLGLPLAIAVAHTGGAALLLFALVTLLARTRESAFEIRDSEKLVIPAKAGIQ from the coding sequence ATGCCGACGACGAACCTGCCGCTGCGCACGCTCGCGTGGATCGCCTGCGCGCTGGCGTTTTTCCTGATCATGTACGGCTCGTTCGTGCGCCTTTCCAACGCCGGGCTGTCGTGTCCCGACTGGCCCACCTGCTACGGACGCATCACCTGGCCGGTCAAGCCCGCCGCTGTCGCGAAAGCGGACAAGGCATTTCCGAACCGGCCCGTCGAAACGCACAAGGCGTGGCGCGAGCAGACGCACCGTTTTGCCGCGGGCACGCTCGGCCTCTTGGTGCTGGCCGAAGCGCTGGTGGCGACGTTCGCGAGCCGGCGACGCTTCGGATTGGTCATCGCGGCGATCGTGCTGATCGGCATCGGCATACCGATGTACATGGCGAAGAACTACGTGACCGCCAGCGTGCTCGCGGCGATCGGCGAGGGGTTGCTGCTGGCCGTCGCGTTCCTGTGGCGAGGCTCCGGATGGCGACGCATCGCGGTGCTGGCGCTCGCCGTGGTGTGCTTCCAGGCGCTGCTCGGGATGTGGACGGTCACGTGGCTGCTGAAACCCATCGTGGTGACGGGACACTTGCTGGGCGGCATGGCGACTTTCGCGTTGCTGGCGTGGGTGGCGTGGCGGATTTCGATCCGCGAGCAAGACAACCCGCGCATCGCGCATCTGTTCGCGGCGGCGGTGGTCGGCGTGGTGCTGCTGGCGTGCCAGATTTTCCTGGGCGGCTGGACGTCGTCCAACTACGCGGCGCTCGCTTGCGGCATCGGCGGTTCGGCGTTCCCGACGTGCCTCGACCAGTGGTGGCCGGCGATGGATTTCCACCAGGGCTTCATCCTGTGGCGCGGCATCGGCGTGGATTTCCAGGGCGGCATCCTGGATGCCGCCGCGCGCACCGCGATCCAGATGGTGCATCGCTTCGGCGCGGCGGTGGTGTTCGTGTACGTGCTGTGGCTGGCGCACCAGGCAGGCCGCGCCGGATTGCGCGGTCATGGGATCGCACTTGCGATGCTGCTGCTGTTGCAGGTCGCGCTGGGCATCAGCAACGTGGTGCTGGGCCTGCCGCTGGCGATCGCGGTTGCGCACACCGGCGGTGCGGCGCTGTTGCTGTTCGCACTCGTGACGCTGCTCGCGCGGACGCGAGAATCGGCATTCGAAATTCGAGACTCTGAAAAGCTCGTCATTCCCGCGAAAGCGGGAATCCAGTGA
- a CDS encoding SCO family protein, giving the protein MPLHRSPIRWLLAALAIALLAACAAHPQWQLDDVQGHLPDLQFSMTNDLGQPVTAATYRGKVVLLYFGYTHCPDVCPLTLVHLHTVLQKMGRAADDVRVLFVTVDPARDTVPVLHQYVTAFDPRIVGLTGTQDAIAQLAKRYRAFYKPETPNGKAGDYDVTHSSAIYVFDRDGRARLLATPGASNDEILHDLDILVRQ; this is encoded by the coding sequence ATGCCGCTCCACCGCTCACCCATCCGCTGGCTGCTCGCCGCGCTGGCCATTGCGCTGCTCGCCGCTTGCGCAGCGCATCCGCAATGGCAGCTCGACGACGTGCAGGGCCATCTGCCGGATCTTCAATTCAGCATGACCAACGATCTCGGTCAGCCGGTGACCGCGGCGACGTATCGCGGCAAGGTCGTGCTGCTGTATTTCGGCTACACGCATTGTCCGGACGTGTGCCCGTTGACGCTGGTGCACCTGCACACGGTGCTGCAGAAAATGGGCAGGGCCGCGGACGACGTGCGCGTGCTGTTCGTGACGGTGGATCCGGCGCGCGACACGGTGCCGGTGCTGCACCAGTACGTCACCGCGTTCGATCCGCGCATCGTCGGGCTGACCGGCACGCAGGACGCGATCGCGCAACTGGCCAAACGCTACCGCGCGTTCTACAAACCCGAAACGCCGAACGGCAAGGCCGGCGACTACGACGTCACGCACAGCTCGGCGATCTACGTATTCGATCGCGACGGCCGCGCGCGCCTGCTGGCGACGCCGGGCGCATCGAACGACGAAATCCTGCACGACCTCGACATCCTGGTGCGTCAATGA
- a CDS encoding cytochrome c oxidase caa3-type assembly factor — translation MNLFLDFLRWWIPWEPSPTAVAAFVLAAWLYGRGARRSPAAAPWHRQLLFWSGLIIIYFSLHTHLDFYAEHEFFVNRLQQFGLQHLGPFLVVLAYPGATLRSGLPLRWRTRWLRPFARSAPWRGLAGFLLNPWIASFVFVGVMLFWLWPSVLFYAMLDWRLYRVMNWSMIVAGLLYWWLILDRRPRPPARLAPGLRVLVEMLVMVPLILAGAYITFTGKDLYPIYSLCGRAFNGIPPATDQYLGGLILWIPGAMMSVLAAAIAFGHWLSLDARGRLSSRKARREAWRARVVARTHGPEAFAGRTEKST, via the coding sequence TTGAATCTGTTTCTCGACTTCCTGCGCTGGTGGATTCCCTGGGAACCTTCGCCCACTGCCGTCGCCGCGTTCGTGCTCGCGGCGTGGCTGTACGGGCGCGGCGCGCGGCGCTCGCCGGCGGCCGCGCCGTGGCACCGGCAACTTTTGTTCTGGTCCGGCCTCATCATCATCTACTTCAGCCTGCACACGCACCTCGACTTTTATGCCGAGCACGAGTTCTTCGTGAACCGCCTGCAGCAATTCGGATTGCAGCACCTCGGCCCGTTCCTGGTGGTGCTGGCCTATCCCGGCGCGACCTTGCGCAGCGGCTTGCCGTTGCGCTGGCGCACGCGCTGGCTGCGGCCGTTCGCACGCAGTGCGCCGTGGCGCGGACTCGCGGGTTTCCTGCTCAATCCATGGATCGCCTCGTTCGTGTTCGTCGGCGTGATGCTGTTCTGGTTGTGGCCGTCGGTGCTGTTCTACGCGATGCTGGATTGGCGCCTGTACCGCGTGATGAACTGGAGCATGATCGTGGCCGGGCTGCTGTATTGGTGGCTGATTCTCGACCGCCGGCCCAGGCCGCCTGCGCGGCTGGCGCCGGGCCTGCGCGTGCTGGTCGAAATGCTGGTGATGGTGCCGCTGATCCTGGCCGGCGCGTACATCACTTTCACCGGCAAGGACCTGTATCCGATCTACAGCCTGTGCGGGCGCGCGTTCAACGGCATCCCGCCCGCCACCGACCAGTACCTCGGCGGCCTGATCCTGTGGATACCCGGCGCAATGATGAGCGTGCTGGCCGCGGCCATCGCGTTCGGCCATTGGCTGTCACTCGACGCGCGCGGCCGCCTGTCGTCGCGGAAGGCGCGGCGCGAAGCCTGGCGCGCGCGCGTGGTCGCGCGCACTCATGGTCCCGAAGCGTTCGCCGGACGCACCGAAAAATCCACCTGA
- a CDS encoding Cytochrome oxidase biogenesis protein Surf1, facilitates heme A insertion, which produces MMRVRRPSAFAVLLTVCGVAVFCALGVWQLRRAAYKETVLARFHDAASAPLVNLAGARADRDKDAYPHVKVSGTLEGNHVYLLDDQMRADRLGVMVFVPFRPADSARVLLVNLGFLARMGPDTTTLPDIPPIPDHAVTLTGIYAPPPLPGLKLGGNPLPREKAWPKLVTFIDLQQIAADLGAQVYPQVLLADPDPHSAYIRSWTANVMPPARHRAYALQWFCFAIAAVVMFFVLHRVKRDDAPDVEQE; this is translated from the coding sequence ATGATGCGCGTGCGGCGCCCCAGCGCGTTCGCGGTGCTGTTGACCGTGTGCGGCGTCGCGGTGTTTTGCGCGCTGGGCGTGTGGCAGTTGCGCCGCGCGGCGTACAAGGAAACCGTGCTGGCGCGCTTCCACGATGCAGCCAGCGCGCCCTTGGTGAATCTTGCCGGCGCACGCGCCGATCGCGACAAGGACGCCTACCCGCACGTCAAGGTCAGCGGAACGCTGGAAGGCAACCACGTGTACCTGCTGGACGACCAGATGCGCGCGGACCGCCTGGGCGTGATGGTGTTCGTGCCGTTCAGGCCCGCGGATTCCGCGCGCGTGCTGCTGGTGAACCTCGGCTTCCTCGCGCGGATGGGACCCGATACCACCACGCTGCCCGACATCCCGCCGATCCCCGATCACGCCGTCACGCTCACCGGCATCTACGCGCCGCCGCCGCTGCCGGGCCTGAAGCTGGGCGGCAATCCGCTGCCGCGCGAAAAGGCGTGGCCCAAGCTGGTGACCTTCATCGACCTGCAGCAGATCGCGGCCGACCTCGGCGCTCAGGTCTATCCGCAGGTATTGTTGGCCGACCCCGATCCGCACAGCGCCTACATCCGCAGCTGGACGGCCAACGTGATGCCGCCCGCGCGGCATCGCGCGTACGCGCTGCAATGGTTCTGCTTCGCGATCGCGGCGGTGGTGATGTTTTTCGTGCTGCATCGCGTGAAACGCGATGATGCCCCCGACGTCGAACAGGAGTAG
- a CDS encoding Cytochrome c oxidase polypeptide III, producing MSQLDANVYYVPHSSRWPIIAVIGMFLFMAGAAIWLNGYDGPGQIVLAIGALTIIGMMFGWFGNVIRESMKGIFNGQVDTSFRMGMMWFIVSEVFFFAAFFGGLFYIRTFVVPWLGGAGDKGILTNGYIWQGFSAAWPTNGPDSVGGSFIATSPWGIPLINTLLLLSSSITVTIAHHALRAGNRKRLIGFLGLTILLGAIFLGLQAHEYWESYVHLNMTLHSGIYGATFYILTGFHGLHVTLGTIMLIVMWLRCARGHFSPQHHFAFEAVSWYWHFVDVIWLCLFLFVYIL from the coding sequence ATGAGCCAACTCGACGCCAACGTCTACTACGTTCCGCACAGCAGCCGCTGGCCGATCATCGCGGTGATCGGCATGTTCCTGTTCATGGCGGGCGCGGCGATCTGGCTGAACGGCTACGACGGGCCCGGCCAGATCGTCCTGGCGATCGGCGCGCTGACCATCATCGGCATGATGTTCGGCTGGTTCGGCAACGTGATCCGGGAATCGATGAAAGGCATCTTCAACGGCCAGGTCGATACCTCGTTCCGGATGGGGATGATGTGGTTCATCGTCTCCGAAGTGTTCTTCTTCGCCGCGTTCTTCGGCGGGCTGTTCTACATCCGCACCTTCGTGGTGCCGTGGCTGGGCGGCGCCGGCGACAAGGGCATCCTCACCAACGGCTACATCTGGCAGGGCTTCTCGGCCGCGTGGCCGACCAACGGCCCGGATTCGGTGGGCGGTTCGTTCATCGCCACCTCGCCGTGGGGCATCCCGCTGATCAACACGCTACTGCTGCTGTCCTCGTCGATCACCGTGACGATCGCGCACCACGCGTTGCGCGCGGGCAACCGCAAGCGGCTGATCGGTTTCCTCGGCCTCACCATCCTGCTGGGCGCGATCTTCCTCGGCCTGCAGGCGCACGAGTACTGGGAGTCGTACGTCCACCTCAACATGACGCTGCACAGCGGCATCTACGGCGCGACGTTCTACATCCTCACCGGCTTCCACGGCCTGCACGTGACGCTGGGCACCATCATGCTGATCGTGATGTGGCTGCGCTGCGCGCGCGGGCACTTCTCGCCGCAGCATCATTTCGCGTTCGAGGCGGTGTCGTGGTACTGGCACTTCGTCGACGTGATCTGGCTGTGCCTGTTCCTGTTCGTGTACATCCTGTAG
- a CDS encoding Cytochrome c oxidase polypeptide II: MRSSGQVGVVEARVFLNAELGVSDYSDLSKGANTMSSSSSSSYCKRRIVGAGAAFGALLVSMAAAADPRPWQLNLDKGVTPISQQIWDLHMAALWVCVVLGILVFGAMFIAIFRFRRSKGAVAATWSHNTLLEVAWTVVPVLILIGLAAPATILTREMYNATGSQMTVKVTAYQWLWRYDYVSYDGKPITRVPTIYSRLAWDSNAARQLDSGISPYSVVDKETGFHDYLLDVTHPLVIPAGVKVRFLITADDVIHGWWVPDFAAKRDAIPGIMNDAWAKVDKPGIYRGQCYVLCGQDHSAMPIVVKVLPKDQFNAWLAEQENAATLDKAARTAQAAPQKPDPAKG, translated from the coding sequence GGGTTGTGGAGGCACGGGTTTTTTTGAATGCGGAGCTGGGCGTGTCAGATTATTCAGATCTTTCCAAGGGTGCGAATACGATGAGTTCCAGCTCCAGCTCCAGCTACTGCAAACGGCGGATCGTGGGGGCGGGCGCCGCCTTCGGTGCTCTGCTGGTATCCATGGCCGCCGCCGCCGATCCGCGCCCGTGGCAGCTCAACCTCGACAAGGGCGTCACCCCGATCTCGCAGCAGATCTGGGATCTGCACATGGCCGCGCTGTGGGTGTGCGTGGTGCTGGGCATCCTGGTGTTCGGCGCGATGTTCATCGCGATCTTCCGCTTCCGCCGATCGAAGGGCGCGGTGGCGGCGACCTGGAGCCACAACACCTTGCTGGAAGTCGCCTGGACGGTGGTGCCGGTGCTGATCCTGATCGGCCTCGCGGCGCCGGCGACCATCCTGACCCGCGAGATGTACAACGCCACCGGTTCGCAGATGACCGTCAAGGTCACGGCCTACCAATGGCTGTGGCGCTACGACTATGTCAGTTACGACGGCAAGCCCATCACCAGGGTGCCGACGATTTATTCGCGGCTTGCGTGGGACAGCAACGCCGCGCGCCAGCTCGACTCCGGCATCAGCCCGTACAGCGTGGTGGACAAGGAAACCGGCTTCCACGATTACCTGCTCGACGTCACCCATCCGCTGGTGATCCCGGCCGGCGTGAAGGTGCGCTTCCTCATCACGGCCGACGACGTGATCCACGGCTGGTGGGTGCCCGATTTCGCGGCCAAGCGCGACGCCATTCCCGGCATCATGAACGATGCCTGGGCCAAGGTGGACAAGCCCGGCATCTATCGCGGCCAGTGCTACGTGTTGTGCGGCCAGGACCACAGCGCGATGCCGATCGTGGTCAAGGTGCTGCCGAAGGATCAGTTCAACGCCTGGCTTGCGGAACAGGAAAACGCCGCGACGCTCGACAAGGCCGCGCGCACCGCGCAGGCCGCGCCGCAGAAGCCCGACCCCGCGAAGGGTTGA
- a CDS encoding Copper metallochaperone PCu(A)C, inserts Cu(I) into cytochrome oxidase subunit II: MIPGMRNLLCTALLAATTAAVGATFAPANVRVERAWIRWLPANLPAAGYATIVNDGDGVQRLTGVSSAAYGAVMLHRSRLAEGDSTMEMVDHLDIPAHGSAKLAPGGYHLMLMHATHPVKPGDKVPLDLHFADGSTLQVDFSVRPANASGP; encoded by the coding sequence ATGATTCCCGGAATGCGCAACCTGCTTTGCACCGCCCTGCTCGCCGCCACCACAGCCGCTGTCGGGGCAACATTCGCACCCGCGAACGTCCGCGTCGAACGAGCGTGGATCCGCTGGCTGCCGGCCAACCTGCCTGCGGCGGGCTACGCGACGATCGTGAATGATGGCGATGGCGTGCAACGCCTCACCGGCGTCAGCAGCGCCGCGTACGGCGCGGTGATGCTGCACCGTTCGCGGCTCGCCGAGGGCGACAGCACCATGGAGATGGTGGATCACCTCGACATCCCCGCGCACGGCAGCGCCAAGCTCGCACCGGGCGGCTATCACCTGATGCTGATGCACGCGACGCATCCGGTGAAACCGGGCGACAAGGTGCCGCTCGACCTGCACTTCGCCGACGGCAGCACGCTTCAGGTGGATTTTTCGGTGCGTCCGGCGAACGCTTCGGGACCATGA
- a CDS encoding Heme O synthase, protoheme IX farnesyltransferase, COX10-CtaB, translated as MSTLAGQYLAATKPRIVALLVFTAIIGMLLAAPGVPPWRALVFGTLGIWMASSSAAALNQLIDQRIDRVMARTAHRPLVTGTLTARQVLMFATLLGVASMLILGLLVNWLTALLTFIGLIGYAVIYTAFLKRATPQNIVIGGLAGAIPPLLGWAAVTGMQASSDWAYGLLLVLIVFVWTPPHFWSLAIFRREDYRRACVPMLPVVYGVEYTRWHVLFYTVLLVLVSLLPYLTGMSGLLYLGGAAVLGIAYLYYAVRLMRPPDERFAMSAFGYSIVYLIALFSFLLVDHWLATPVVRVGGYVLQRIG; from the coding sequence ATGTCCACGCTCGCCGGCCAATACCTCGCCGCCACCAAGCCGCGCATCGTCGCGTTGCTGGTGTTCACCGCGATCATCGGCATGCTGCTGGCCGCGCCGGGCGTGCCGCCGTGGCGGGCGCTGGTGTTCGGCACGCTGGGCATCTGGATGGCGTCGTCGTCGGCTGCGGCGCTCAACCAGTTGATCGACCAGCGCATCGACCGGGTGATGGCGCGCACCGCACACCGTCCGCTGGTCACCGGCACGCTCACCGCGCGCCAGGTGCTGATGTTTGCGACGCTGCTGGGCGTCGCATCGATGCTGATCCTCGGCCTGCTGGTGAACTGGCTGACCGCGCTGCTCACCTTCATCGGCCTGATCGGTTACGCGGTGATCTACACGGCGTTCCTGAAACGCGCGACGCCGCAGAACATCGTGATCGGCGGCCTGGCCGGCGCGATCCCGCCGCTGCTGGGCTGGGCGGCGGTGACCGGTATGCAGGCGTCCAGCGATTGGGCTTACGGCTTGCTGCTGGTGCTGATCGTGTTCGTGTGGACGCCGCCGCACTTCTGGTCGCTGGCGATCTTCCGGCGCGAGGATTACCGGCGCGCCTGCGTCCCGATGCTGCCGGTGGTGTACGGCGTCGAATACACCCGCTGGCACGTGCTGTTCTACACCGTGCTGCTGGTGCTGGTGAGCCTGCTGCCGTACCTCACCGGCATGAGTGGACTTCTGTATCTCGGCGGCGCCGCGGTGCTGGGCATCGCGTACCTCTACTACGCGGTCCGGCTGATGCGGCCGCCGGACGAGCGCTTCGCGATGAGTGCGTTCGGCTACTCGATCGTCTACCTGATCGCCCTGTTCAGCTTCCTGCTGGTCGACCACTGGCTGGCCACCCCGGTGGTGCGGGTGGGTGGCTACGTATTGCAACGAATCGGGTAA